The following are encoded in a window of Apis mellifera strain DH4 linkage group LG10, Amel_HAv3.1, whole genome shotgun sequence genomic DNA:
- the LOC725046 gene encoding uncharacterized protein LOC725046 isoform X2 has product MSDLQATLEFSLELCKFYNVDLFQRGYYQIRTALRVSPKLPVKVEVNQLRNHSLEAPGTSKRFQILYRNEEVTLGTSVLFRAHVLVHSHKIEEVLSRTHFNLGVELWFSEPTQPGNMACVSSRALQLNFAPTKGLHYHLPVLFDYFHLAAVSITIHACLVALHQPYINAPRGGKPWLQFKQSAANGDNNAQLGNIETTTRCVGSATRIQHAKLVQQEVIRLLLAARESLLNDLADLARLLPSCQQRALELAQNTHKEITKLQMMDTEETDIAQLCAQNIVLWQHFLEVFSGREAVHQHLARIHHQLRVKRFAEGFFVLENPRTSAWGCYDANYQSYQAVSEAARRSRYLASLPPLPVHCPELDGDLHSLPLIFEDQYVDMKQRHRNSVPGIDDCSCGIAAILESRSMGIWSPRSEGAAQDIGSVQGRLTLTPSTLPARHSKSLDQLGPDIAQPVQPRTSPKTLPRSVSTQLFPRQRGGSRNVTPPATVPSRGRQRSTAPSSSTLFPPSGQQACSAPNPSLGSTPVVPLPRAKSTQMLVLPGQQADPQNTSITSLLAAMFPELPPGGQLPGYRPSNKSCEQTLTVPTCLGTMDHGQMTDCWNENKSPNVAEDYHSLDTRRIRLEPRSHRLASRQPLSTTTNDQTNFLSNKASVNGDTFFPEQQPLHTATLDRVTYRGNSRKQTHQTGGKYSQTNGLESRRYHTIGKTGSGLNQRNREIQESMNGGNGLPSSHSMMVDPLYKRSNYTSTTTDSFFYRTNGTSGRTHGEAENRRRPKSTERLVDDVDRNEYCDFRRERPRRREERAAVKSPRNGVAAPCYAGGEEKHRRQQNEENKMQELTNEMFYKVMTAMSEPKKEQHRATEKRKDKHGRRPHSAPVLDIDHPTEESRKCSHRNRKPAPPPPAYQDPAVAPLPKYRPPPPVPTTNVLEVENNNKIILKVEPIKSPMETPATNGTTPSDTSSAGAPAPSVKRLRCASVPVAQNKVVVPRSAVSLPCMPIRDSKDSLSNNLPVIPNPLSPPSSRPSSPTTSSSSSNLTSECSGWVSSGDTSSSEQRRNAKLSSEQLRQKLSRIVPRKERPPPTKESVEEHSYEEVRLPPPKMFQDEPPPPEEFRDPPAIIDNPLYHVYETVKPVRSPKQTKTAPCSPQKNRERERERESRDPPYGARDICLDCYQEGKEMLQSTQDEAINFKKCKEEFKRQMSFSGKIYRERKEAQLRFHKRAHSFGYGDFLTPSSVKPLRSNVPLSDYPTLASTMPYFHISNEYRLFSPEGAHLIICVHGLDGNPADLRLVKTYLELSLPGAHLDFLMSERNQGDTFSDFDTMTDRLVAEILHHIETSGLNPTKVSFIGHSLGTIIIRSALTRPQLRPLLPRLHTFLSLSGPHLGTLYNTSGLVNAGMWFMQKLKKSGSLLQLAMKDASDVRRSFMFRLSQKSNLEKFKHVLLCGSAQDRYVPLHSARIELCKAAVRDSTDQGAAYREMVHNILYPVMSSSGVSLVRYDVHHALPATANALIGRAAHIAVLDSELFIEKFLLVAGLKYFR; this is encoded by the exons ATGAGCGATCTACAGGCCACACTCGAGTTCTCCCTCGAGCTTTGCAAGTTCTACAATGTCGACCTGTTCCAGCGTGG GTATTACCAGATACGAACCGCCCTCAGAGTGTCGCCGAAACTGCCTGTCAAGGTGGAGGTTAACCAGCTGCGGAACC ACTCGTTGGAGGCGCCAGGGACGAGCAAGCGGTTTCAGATCCTCTACAGAAACGAGGAGGTGACACTCGGCACGTCGGTCCTATTCCGTGCTCACGTGCTCGTGCACAGTCACAAGATCGAGGAGGTGCTTTCCCGAACCCACTTCAATCTCGGCGTCGAGCTATGGTTCAGCGAGCCAACGCAGCCTGGGAACATGGCCTGCGTGTCCTCTAG GGCGTTGCAGCTGAACTTCGCGCCCACGAAGGGACTTCACTATCATTTGCCGGTGCTCTTCGATTACTTTCATCTTGCCGCAGTCTCCATCACGATCCATGCCTGCCTCGTGGCCCTTCATCAACCCTATATCAA CGCGCCGCGTGGAGGGAAGCCGTGGCTGCAATTTAAACAGTCTGCAGCGAACGGAGACAACAATGCCCAGTTAGGAAATATC GAAACGACGACGAGATGCGTCGGCTCGGCCACGAGAATCCAACACGCGAAACTGGTTCAGCAGGAAGTAATCAGGTTACTTTTGGCCGCAAGGGAATCTTTGCTCAACGACTTGGCCGATTTAGCGCGGTTGCTACCTTCTTGCCAGCAAAGGGCGCTCGAGCTCGCTCAGAACACGCACAAAGAAATTACCAAG ttgcaGATGATGGACACGGAGGAAACCGATATCGCTCAACTCTGCGCACAAAATATCGTTCTCTGGCAACACTTTCTGGAGGTGTTCTCGGGGCGTGAAGCTGTTCATCAACACCTTGCGAGGATCCATCATCAATTGAGG gTGAAACGTTTCGCGGAAGGTTTCTTCGTGTTGGAGAATCCCAGGACGTCTGCGTGGGGTTGTTACGACGCGAATTATCAGTCGTATCAGGCAGTGAGCGAGGCTGCACGAAGATCGCGATATCTCGCCTCTTTGCCTCCATTGCCTGTGCATTGTCCGGAATTGGACGGAGATCTTCATTCCCTGCCTTTGATCTTCGAGGATCAGTACGTGGATATGAAACAGAGGCACAGAAACAGCG TTCCCGGCATAGACGACTGCAGTTGCGGAATCGCAGCGATTCTCGAGTCTCGATCCATGGGTATCTGGTCGCCAAGGAGCGAAGGTGCAGCCCAGGACATCGGATCTGTCCAAGGCCGGCTGACGCTCACGCCCTCCACGCTTCCTGCCAGGCACAGCAAGTCCTTGGACCAACTCGGTCCGGATATCGCCCAACCAGTTCAGCCAAGAACCTCGCCAAAGACTCTTCCTCGATCGGTGTCCACGCAATTGTTCCCGAGACAGAGAGGCGGAAGCCGAAACGTCACACCGCCAGCGACAGTTCCTTCGAGAGGAAGGCAAAGGTCGACAGCGCCGTCCAGTAGCACGCTTTTCCCTCCTTCCGGCCAGCAAGCCTGCTCCGCGCCAAATCCATCCCTTGGATCGACACCGGTCGTCCCCTTGCCACGTGCCAAATCCACGCAGATGTTGGTGCTACCCGGGCAACAGGCCGATCCTCAGAACACCTCGATCACGTCGCTCCTTGCGGCCATGTTCCCCGAACTGCCACCTGGCGGACAGTTGCCCGGTTACAGACCGTCGAACAAATCGTGCGAACAAACCCTCACCGTGCCCACGTGTTTGGGAACGATGGACCATGGCCAGATGACGGACTGCTGGAACGAGAATAAGTCTCCCAACGTTGCTGAAG ATTATCACTCCCTGGACACAAGAAGAATTCGCCTAGAGCCACGCAGCCATCGACTAGCATCACGCCAACCATTATCCACGACTACCAACGATCAAACCAACTTTCTTTCTAACAAGGCAAGCGTCAATGGCGACACGTTCTTTCCAGAACAACAGCCTCTTCACACGGCTACCCTGGACAGGGTGACGTATCGTGGCAATTCACGCAAACAGACTCATCAAACGGGCGGCAAATACAGTCAAACGAACGGACTGGAGTCTCGTAGATACCACACGATCGGGAAGACCGGCTCAGGATTGAATCAACGGAACCGAGAGATCCAGGAGTCGATGAATGGCGGAAATGGATTGCCTAGCAGTCACTCGATGATGGTCGATCCTCTGTACAAAAGGTCGAATTACACATCCACTACCACGGATTCGTTCTTCTATCGCACCAACGGCACCAGCGGACGGACACACGGGGAGGcagaaaatagaagaagaccGAAGAGCACGGAGAGATTGGTGGACGACGTCGATCGTAACGAGTACTGCGACTTTCGGAGGGAAAGGCcgaggagaagagaggagagggccGCTGTCAAGTCGCCTCGAAACGGCGTGGCAGCACCGTGTTACGCCGGGGGGGAGGAGAAGCACAGGAGACAGCAGAACGAGGAGAATAAAATGCAGGAATTGACCAATGAGATGTTCTACAAAGTGATGACCGCGATGTCGGAGCCGAAGAAGGAGCAGCATCGAGCGACTGAGAAGAGGAAGGACAAGCACGGTCGAAGGCCGCATTCAGCCCCTGTGCTGGACATAGATCACCCGACCGAGGAGAGCAGGAAGTGCAGCCATCGAAATAGGAAGCCGGCACCACCGCCTCCGGCTTACCAGGACCCCGCTGTCGCTCCTTTGCCCAAGTATCGCCCTCCACCTCCCGTACCTACAACGAACGTTTTAGAGgtggagaataataataagattattttaaag GTGGAGCCCATCAAATCTCCCATGGAGACGCCGGCTACGAACGGCACGACGCCTTCCGACACATCGAGCGCCGGCGCCCCGGCGCCGAGCGTGAAAAGACTGAGATGCGCCAGCGTGCCCGTGGCGCAGAACAAGGTGGTGGTGCCACGGAGCGCTGTTTCATTGCCTTGCATGCCTATACGCGACAGCAAGGACAGCCTTAGCAACAATCTTCCCGTCATTCCGAACCCGCTCAGCCCGCCGTCCAGCAGACCAAGCAGCCCGACAACCAGCTCCAGCTCCAGCAACCTGACGTCCGAGTGTTCCGGTTGGGTGAGCAGCGGGGACACGTCGAGCTCGGAGCAGCGCAGGAACGCGAAGCTGTCGAGCGAGCAGCTTCGCCAGAAATTATCGAGAATCGTGCCGAGGAAGGAGAGGCCACCCCCGACCAAGGAGAGCGTGGAGGAGCACTCGTACGAGGAGGTGCGCCTCCCACCGCCGAAGATGTTCCAGGACGAGCCACCGCCCCCCGAGGAATTCCGCGACCCCCCTGCCATCATCGACAATCCTCTCTATCACGTTTACGAAACGGTGAAACCGGTCAGAAGCCCGAAACAGACGAAAACCGCCCCTTGCAGCCCTCAGAAGAacagggagagggagagggagagggagagcagGGATCCTCCGTACGGGGCCAGGGATATTTGTTTGGACTGTTATCAGGAGGGAAAAGAGATGTTGCAATCGACGCAGGACGAggcaattaatttcaaaaagtgCAAGGAGGAGTTCAAGAGGCAGATGAGCTTCTCGGGGAAGATATACAG AGAACGAAAGGAAGCGCAGTTGCGTTTCCATAAACGTGCCCATTCCTTTGGATACGGTGACTTCCTGACCCCGTCGTCGGTAAAACCTCTAAGATCGAATGTGCCTCTTAGTGATTATCCGACCCTGGCCTCGACCATGCCGTACTTCCACATCAGCAACGAGTATCGGCTGTTCTCGCCGGAAGGTGCCCATCTCATCATCTGCGTCCATGGTCTCGACGGCAATCCAGCTGATCTTCGTTTGGTCAAGACGTACTTGGAACTCAGTCTTCCCGGGGCGCATCTAGATTTTTTAATGTCCGAGAGAAATCAg GGTGATACCTTCTCGGATTTTGATACGATGACCGATCGATTGGTAGCCGAGATTCTCCATCACATCGAGACATCGGGCCTGAACCCAACGAAAGTGAGTTTCATCGGACATTCTTTAGGGACCATCATCATAAGAAGCGCTCTGACGCGGCCTCAATTACGACCGCTTCTTCCACGTTTACATACCTTTCTCAGCCTAAGCGGTCCACACTTGGGTACACTGTATAACACCAGTGGATTAGTTAATGCAG GTATGTGGTTCATGCAGAAACTGAAGAAATCCGGCTCGTTGTTACAATTGGCCATGAAAGACGCGTCGGATGTCAGACGATCGTTCATGTTCCGCCTCAGCCAGAAGAGCAATCTCGAAAAGTTCAAACACGTCCTCCTGTGCGGTAGCGCGCAGGATCGATACGTGCCCCTTCATTCCGCTCGTATAGAGCTGTGCAAAGCCGCTGTGCGGGATTCGACCGATCAAG GCGCAGCGTATCGTGAGATGGTGCACAATATCCTCTACCCAGTGATGTCCTCCTCGGGGGTGAGTTTGGTCAGGTACGACGTGCACCACGCGTTGCCGGCTACGGCTAACGCGCTGATTGGCCGAGCCGCGCACATCGCCGTCCTCGATTCCGAGCTTTTCATCGAGAAGTTCCTGCTGGTCGCCGGTCTGAAGTACTTCAGATAA
- the LOC725046 gene encoding uncharacterized protein LOC725046 isoform X5 — MSDLQATLEFSLELCKFYNVDLFQRGYYQIRTALRVSPKLPVKVEVNQLRNHSLEAPGTSKRFQILYRNEEVTLGTSVLFRAHVLVHSHKIEEVLSRTHFNLGVELWFSEPTQPGNMACVSSSAPRGGKPWLQFKQSAANGDNNAQLGNIETTTRCVGSATRIQHAKLVQQEVIRLLLAARESLLNDLADLARLLPSCQQRALELAQNTHKEITKLQMMDTEETDIAQLCAQNIVLWQHFLEVFSGREAVHQHLARIHHQLRVKRFAEGFFVLENPRTSAWGCYDANYQSYQAVSEAARRSRYLASLPPLPVHCPELDGDLHSLPLIFEDQYVDMKQRHRNSVPGIDDCSCGIAAILESRSMGIWSPRSEGAAQDIGSVQGRLTLTPSTLPARHSKSLDQLGPDIAQPVQPRTSPKTLPRSVSTQLFPRQRGGSRNVTPPATVPSRGRQRSTAPSSSTLFPPSGQQACSAPNPSLGSTPVVPLPRAKSTQMLVLPGQQADPQNTSITSLLAAMFPELPPGGQLPGYRPSNKSCEQTLTVPTCLGTMDHGQMTDCWNENKSPNVAEDYHSLDTRRIRLEPRSHRLASRQPLSTTTNDQTNFLSNKASVNGDTFFPEQQPLHTATLDRVTYRGNSRKQTHQTGGKYSQTNGLESRRYHTIGKTGSGLNQRNREIQESMNGGNGLPSSHSMMVDPLYKRSNYTSTTTDSFFYRTNGTSGRTHGEAENRRRPKSTERLVDDVDRNEYCDFRRERPRRREERAAVKSPRNGVAAPCYAGGEEKHRRQQNEENKMQELTNEMFYKVMTAMSEPKKEQHRATEKRKDKHGRRPHSAPVLDIDHPTEESRKCSHRNRKPAPPPPAYQDPAVAPLPKYRPPPPVPTTNVLEVENNNKIILKVEPIKSPMETPATNGTTPSDTSSAGAPAPSVKRLRCASVPVAQNKVVVPRSAVSLPCMPIRDSKDSLSNNLPVIPNPLSPPSSRPSSPTTSSSSSNLTSECSGWVSSGDTSSSEQRRNAKLSSEQLRQKLSRIVPRKERPPPTKESVEEHSYEEVRLPPPKMFQDEPPPPEEFRDPPAIIDNPLYHVYETVKPVRSPKQTKTAPCSPQKNRERERERESRDPPYGARDICLDCYQEGKEMLQSTQDEAINFKKCKEEFKRQMSFSGKIYRERKEAQLRFHKRAHSFGYGDFLTPSSVKPLRSNVPLSDYPTLASTMPYFHISNEYRLFSPEGAHLIICVHGLDGNPADLRLVKTYLELSLPGAHLDFLMSERNQGDTFSDFDTMTDRLVAEILHHIETSGLNPTKVSFIGHSLGTIIIRSALTRPQLRPLLPRLHTFLSLSGPHLGTLYNTSGLVNAGMWFMQKLKKSGSLLQLAMKDASDVRRSFMFRLSQKSNLEKFKHVLLCGSAQDRYVPLHSARIELCKAAVRDSTDQGAAYREMVHNILYPVMSSSGVSLVRYDVHHALPATANALIGRAAHIAVLDSELFIEKFLLVAGLKYFR, encoded by the exons ATGAGCGATCTACAGGCCACACTCGAGTTCTCCCTCGAGCTTTGCAAGTTCTACAATGTCGACCTGTTCCAGCGTGG GTATTACCAGATACGAACCGCCCTCAGAGTGTCGCCGAAACTGCCTGTCAAGGTGGAGGTTAACCAGCTGCGGAACC ACTCGTTGGAGGCGCCAGGGACGAGCAAGCGGTTTCAGATCCTCTACAGAAACGAGGAGGTGACACTCGGCACGTCGGTCCTATTCCGTGCTCACGTGCTCGTGCACAGTCACAAGATCGAGGAGGTGCTTTCCCGAACCCACTTCAATCTCGGCGTCGAGCTATGGTTCAGCGAGCCAACGCAGCCTGGGAACATGGCCTGCGTGTCCTCTAG CGCGCCGCGTGGAGGGAAGCCGTGGCTGCAATTTAAACAGTCTGCAGCGAACGGAGACAACAATGCCCAGTTAGGAAATATC GAAACGACGACGAGATGCGTCGGCTCGGCCACGAGAATCCAACACGCGAAACTGGTTCAGCAGGAAGTAATCAGGTTACTTTTGGCCGCAAGGGAATCTTTGCTCAACGACTTGGCCGATTTAGCGCGGTTGCTACCTTCTTGCCAGCAAAGGGCGCTCGAGCTCGCTCAGAACACGCACAAAGAAATTACCAAG ttgcaGATGATGGACACGGAGGAAACCGATATCGCTCAACTCTGCGCACAAAATATCGTTCTCTGGCAACACTTTCTGGAGGTGTTCTCGGGGCGTGAAGCTGTTCATCAACACCTTGCGAGGATCCATCATCAATTGAGG gTGAAACGTTTCGCGGAAGGTTTCTTCGTGTTGGAGAATCCCAGGACGTCTGCGTGGGGTTGTTACGACGCGAATTATCAGTCGTATCAGGCAGTGAGCGAGGCTGCACGAAGATCGCGATATCTCGCCTCTTTGCCTCCATTGCCTGTGCATTGTCCGGAATTGGACGGAGATCTTCATTCCCTGCCTTTGATCTTCGAGGATCAGTACGTGGATATGAAACAGAGGCACAGAAACAGCG TTCCCGGCATAGACGACTGCAGTTGCGGAATCGCAGCGATTCTCGAGTCTCGATCCATGGGTATCTGGTCGCCAAGGAGCGAAGGTGCAGCCCAGGACATCGGATCTGTCCAAGGCCGGCTGACGCTCACGCCCTCCACGCTTCCTGCCAGGCACAGCAAGTCCTTGGACCAACTCGGTCCGGATATCGCCCAACCAGTTCAGCCAAGAACCTCGCCAAAGACTCTTCCTCGATCGGTGTCCACGCAATTGTTCCCGAGACAGAGAGGCGGAAGCCGAAACGTCACACCGCCAGCGACAGTTCCTTCGAGAGGAAGGCAAAGGTCGACAGCGCCGTCCAGTAGCACGCTTTTCCCTCCTTCCGGCCAGCAAGCCTGCTCCGCGCCAAATCCATCCCTTGGATCGACACCGGTCGTCCCCTTGCCACGTGCCAAATCCACGCAGATGTTGGTGCTACCCGGGCAACAGGCCGATCCTCAGAACACCTCGATCACGTCGCTCCTTGCGGCCATGTTCCCCGAACTGCCACCTGGCGGACAGTTGCCCGGTTACAGACCGTCGAACAAATCGTGCGAACAAACCCTCACCGTGCCCACGTGTTTGGGAACGATGGACCATGGCCAGATGACGGACTGCTGGAACGAGAATAAGTCTCCCAACGTTGCTGAAG ATTATCACTCCCTGGACACAAGAAGAATTCGCCTAGAGCCACGCAGCCATCGACTAGCATCACGCCAACCATTATCCACGACTACCAACGATCAAACCAACTTTCTTTCTAACAAGGCAAGCGTCAATGGCGACACGTTCTTTCCAGAACAACAGCCTCTTCACACGGCTACCCTGGACAGGGTGACGTATCGTGGCAATTCACGCAAACAGACTCATCAAACGGGCGGCAAATACAGTCAAACGAACGGACTGGAGTCTCGTAGATACCACACGATCGGGAAGACCGGCTCAGGATTGAATCAACGGAACCGAGAGATCCAGGAGTCGATGAATGGCGGAAATGGATTGCCTAGCAGTCACTCGATGATGGTCGATCCTCTGTACAAAAGGTCGAATTACACATCCACTACCACGGATTCGTTCTTCTATCGCACCAACGGCACCAGCGGACGGACACACGGGGAGGcagaaaatagaagaagaccGAAGAGCACGGAGAGATTGGTGGACGACGTCGATCGTAACGAGTACTGCGACTTTCGGAGGGAAAGGCcgaggagaagagaggagagggccGCTGTCAAGTCGCCTCGAAACGGCGTGGCAGCACCGTGTTACGCCGGGGGGGAGGAGAAGCACAGGAGACAGCAGAACGAGGAGAATAAAATGCAGGAATTGACCAATGAGATGTTCTACAAAGTGATGACCGCGATGTCGGAGCCGAAGAAGGAGCAGCATCGAGCGACTGAGAAGAGGAAGGACAAGCACGGTCGAAGGCCGCATTCAGCCCCTGTGCTGGACATAGATCACCCGACCGAGGAGAGCAGGAAGTGCAGCCATCGAAATAGGAAGCCGGCACCACCGCCTCCGGCTTACCAGGACCCCGCTGTCGCTCCTTTGCCCAAGTATCGCCCTCCACCTCCCGTACCTACAACGAACGTTTTAGAGgtggagaataataataagattattttaaag GTGGAGCCCATCAAATCTCCCATGGAGACGCCGGCTACGAACGGCACGACGCCTTCCGACACATCGAGCGCCGGCGCCCCGGCGCCGAGCGTGAAAAGACTGAGATGCGCCAGCGTGCCCGTGGCGCAGAACAAGGTGGTGGTGCCACGGAGCGCTGTTTCATTGCCTTGCATGCCTATACGCGACAGCAAGGACAGCCTTAGCAACAATCTTCCCGTCATTCCGAACCCGCTCAGCCCGCCGTCCAGCAGACCAAGCAGCCCGACAACCAGCTCCAGCTCCAGCAACCTGACGTCCGAGTGTTCCGGTTGGGTGAGCAGCGGGGACACGTCGAGCTCGGAGCAGCGCAGGAACGCGAAGCTGTCGAGCGAGCAGCTTCGCCAGAAATTATCGAGAATCGTGCCGAGGAAGGAGAGGCCACCCCCGACCAAGGAGAGCGTGGAGGAGCACTCGTACGAGGAGGTGCGCCTCCCACCGCCGAAGATGTTCCAGGACGAGCCACCGCCCCCCGAGGAATTCCGCGACCCCCCTGCCATCATCGACAATCCTCTCTATCACGTTTACGAAACGGTGAAACCGGTCAGAAGCCCGAAACAGACGAAAACCGCCCCTTGCAGCCCTCAGAAGAacagggagagggagagggagagggagagcagGGATCCTCCGTACGGGGCCAGGGATATTTGTTTGGACTGTTATCAGGAGGGAAAAGAGATGTTGCAATCGACGCAGGACGAggcaattaatttcaaaaagtgCAAGGAGGAGTTCAAGAGGCAGATGAGCTTCTCGGGGAAGATATACAG AGAACGAAAGGAAGCGCAGTTGCGTTTCCATAAACGTGCCCATTCCTTTGGATACGGTGACTTCCTGACCCCGTCGTCGGTAAAACCTCTAAGATCGAATGTGCCTCTTAGTGATTATCCGACCCTGGCCTCGACCATGCCGTACTTCCACATCAGCAACGAGTATCGGCTGTTCTCGCCGGAAGGTGCCCATCTCATCATCTGCGTCCATGGTCTCGACGGCAATCCAGCTGATCTTCGTTTGGTCAAGACGTACTTGGAACTCAGTCTTCCCGGGGCGCATCTAGATTTTTTAATGTCCGAGAGAAATCAg GGTGATACCTTCTCGGATTTTGATACGATGACCGATCGATTGGTAGCCGAGATTCTCCATCACATCGAGACATCGGGCCTGAACCCAACGAAAGTGAGTTTCATCGGACATTCTTTAGGGACCATCATCATAAGAAGCGCTCTGACGCGGCCTCAATTACGACCGCTTCTTCCACGTTTACATACCTTTCTCAGCCTAAGCGGTCCACACTTGGGTACACTGTATAACACCAGTGGATTAGTTAATGCAG GTATGTGGTTCATGCAGAAACTGAAGAAATCCGGCTCGTTGTTACAATTGGCCATGAAAGACGCGTCGGATGTCAGACGATCGTTCATGTTCCGCCTCAGCCAGAAGAGCAATCTCGAAAAGTTCAAACACGTCCTCCTGTGCGGTAGCGCGCAGGATCGATACGTGCCCCTTCATTCCGCTCGTATAGAGCTGTGCAAAGCCGCTGTGCGGGATTCGACCGATCAAG GCGCAGCGTATCGTGAGATGGTGCACAATATCCTCTACCCAGTGATGTCCTCCTCGGGGGTGAGTTTGGTCAGGTACGACGTGCACCACGCGTTGCCGGCTACGGCTAACGCGCTGATTGGCCGAGCCGCGCACATCGCCGTCCTCGATTCCGAGCTTTTCATCGAGAAGTTCCTGCTGGTCGCCGGTCTGAAGTACTTCAGATAA